The following proteins are co-located in the Dyadobacter chenwenxiniae genome:
- a CDS encoding RecQ family ATP-dependent DNA helicase codes for MTNLHAVLKQYWGYDTFRPFQEDAIKTVLNGIDTLVLLPTGGGKSVCFQVPVLAMEGVCIVVTPLIALMKDQVEQLKRRSVSAAAIHSGMSKNEIDITLDNCIHGHTKFLYVSPERLRTDIMIARVKQMNVCLLAIDEAHCISAWGYDFRPAYLLISDFRKLLPKVPVMALTATATEEVRADILEKLEMRNARVFKQSFARANLSYSAFSEENKERKLLQILKNVSGTAIVYVRTRKRTKELADWLSRQGISAQNYHAGLPFRERSDRQTAWIKNQVRVVVATNAFGMGIDKPDVRAVIHFDLPDNLEAYYQEAGRAGRDEQKAYAVALFTNIDLEELSASVERKYPPIEVLKRVYQALANYYKLAVGGGEFVSFDFDIQEFTGIFGLAVNETHYALKLLEEEGFLQLSESFNDASKIHFLVDNRQLYDFQIRYQEMDSFIKVILRMYGGELFTEYVRISENELGQVYFAPENEVVKKLKFMHEREIIDYEPRKNKPQLTFLTPRYEAALLPLNIFEIERKKDRDIKKARAVAHYAAHTRICRTLLLLEYFNEFDAEACGVWDICIQNKKTELAQNPDLETALVTFLVQNDPITPNDLGKAFETIPEKDFLQTLQHLIKEETIRYDTTGKLSLTNKTQH; via the coding sequence ATGACCAACCTTCACGCTGTCCTGAAACAATATTGGGGTTACGACACCTTCCGCCCTTTTCAGGAGGATGCGATTAAAACAGTTCTTAATGGCATTGATACGCTGGTTTTGCTTCCCACCGGCGGCGGTAAGTCTGTGTGCTTCCAGGTGCCTGTACTGGCCATGGAGGGCGTTTGCATTGTGGTTACGCCGTTGATCGCATTGATGAAAGACCAGGTGGAACAGCTCAAACGCCGGTCCGTTTCCGCAGCTGCAATTCATTCCGGCATGAGCAAAAACGAGATTGATATTACGCTTGACAATTGCATACACGGCCACACAAAATTTTTGTACGTCTCTCCCGAAAGGTTAAGGACCGACATAATGATCGCCCGGGTTAAGCAAATGAATGTTTGCCTGCTCGCCATTGACGAGGCGCATTGTATTTCCGCCTGGGGCTATGACTTTCGTCCGGCTTATCTCCTGATTTCGGATTTTCGGAAGCTACTTCCAAAAGTTCCTGTCATGGCGCTTACCGCAACTGCCACTGAAGAAGTAAGGGCCGACATTCTCGAAAAATTGGAAATGCGCAACGCACGTGTTTTCAAACAATCTTTCGCGCGTGCCAACCTTTCCTACTCAGCATTTTCGGAGGAAAATAAAGAACGCAAATTGCTGCAAATCTTAAAGAATGTTTCCGGAACAGCCATCGTGTATGTGCGGACCCGAAAGCGCACAAAGGAGTTGGCCGACTGGCTTAGCAGGCAAGGCATCAGCGCACAAAATTATCATGCAGGACTGCCTTTCCGCGAGCGAAGCGACAGACAGACAGCGTGGATCAAAAACCAGGTCAGAGTTGTGGTTGCTACCAATGCTTTTGGAATGGGCATTGATAAACCGGATGTGCGCGCTGTAATCCATTTCGATCTCCCGGACAATCTGGAAGCTTACTATCAGGAAGCAGGCCGTGCCGGACGGGACGAACAAAAAGCTTACGCCGTCGCACTTTTTACCAATATAGATCTGGAAGAACTTTCTGCCAGCGTGGAGAGGAAATATCCGCCGATAGAAGTTTTAAAAAGGGTCTATCAAGCGCTCGCAAATTATTACAAACTGGCCGTAGGAGGCGGGGAATTCGTGAGTTTTGATTTTGATATACAAGAGTTTACAGGAATATTTGGTCTGGCAGTGAATGAAACCCATTATGCTTTGAAATTGCTCGAAGAAGAAGGATTTCTGCAACTGAGCGAAAGTTTCAATGATGCTTCCAAAATCCACTTTCTGGTTGATAATCGCCAATTATACGATTTTCAGATACGTTACCAGGAAATGGATTCGTTTATCAAGGTAATTCTGAGGATGTATGGCGGCGAGTTGTTTACGGAATACGTTCGGATTTCCGAAAATGAGCTGGGTCAAGTCTATTTCGCGCCGGAAAATGAAGTTGTGAAGAAACTGAAATTCATGCATGAGCGGGAAATCATCGATTACGAACCCAGAAAAAACAAACCGCAACTCACCTTCCTGACACCGCGATATGAGGCAGCATTGTTACCGTTAAACATTTTTGAAATAGAGAGAAAAAAGGACCGGGACATTAAAAAGGCGCGCGCTGTTGCACATTATGCTGCTCACACCCGCATTTGCCGGACCTTGCTTTTACTTGAATATTTCAATGAATTTGACGCAGAAGCTTGTGGAGTTTGGGACATTTGCATTCAAAACAAGAAGACTGAGCTAGCTCAAAACCCGGATCTGGAAACGGCCTTGGTCACATTTTTAGTTCAAAATGACCCGATAACACCCAACGATCTGGGAAAAGCTTTTGAGACAATTCCGGAAAAAGATTTTTTACAAACATTACAACATTTGATCAAAGAGGAAACGATCCGGTACGATACAACCGGGAAGTTATCCCTGACTAACAAAACTCAACATTGA
- a CDS encoding DUF5723 family protein codes for MKKTVLTFALFLGILSQAAYAQQIPGLELSNYGGLYRATRNPSVLGGPKHKWQINIGTLGGSINYRYFNFVGENSLLYPLLIPHSTKELYGRSRTTGSLLNDDPIYTVSEIRWPSAMIAIGKYQGLALQFRTRGFVQGKNLPDPIQTLYFHRLDTGSTPPTDQPWGNFNLVQQSFSDVSVSYGVQLLDLEAHKLRLGVTGKRVFGARIGYLNGSAERYNIRPLAGADETSELVIRNFAYESGYSNPNKKMRISNLFNSDQYGSGWGYDLGFSYELGAYWGKSKEVFDESPEYLVRLSGSLTDVGSIRYKTKRSKVISGREAEAVVGQKELENVSDKGPEGFMTLFPSERDTTFQKNVQLPQALHLEADIQLVKGFFLNLSQTKRYKPRNSEYLDLNQLDAFTITPRFEDEDSDFSFPISFIKGNNRPSIGAVGHFGPVFLGFSNVNGLLKKGGARGSLVYLGFTAWKLNRKKDAD; via the coding sequence TTGAAAAAAACAGTCCTTACTTTCGCACTATTCCTTGGCATTTTATCACAAGCTGCTTACGCTCAGCAGATTCCGGGGCTCGAACTAAGTAATTATGGAGGCCTTTACCGTGCCACGCGCAACCCGTCGGTCCTTGGCGGTCCGAAACATAAGTGGCAGATCAATATTGGAACATTGGGCGGAAGCATCAATTACAGGTATTTTAATTTTGTGGGTGAAAACTCCCTGCTATATCCCCTGCTGATCCCGCATTCCACCAAAGAACTATACGGCCGCTCCCGGACAACCGGCTCCTTGCTAAATGACGATCCGATTTACACCGTCAGTGAAATCCGCTGGCCGTCGGCAATGATCGCTATTGGCAAATATCAGGGGCTCGCTTTACAGTTCAGGACGAGGGGATTTGTGCAAGGTAAAAACCTCCCAGACCCTATTCAGACATTATATTTCCATAGACTGGACACAGGCAGCACGCCTCCGACTGACCAGCCATGGGGTAACTTCAACCTTGTGCAACAAAGCTTTTCGGATGTAAGTGTCTCTTATGGTGTGCAGTTACTGGATCTGGAAGCGCATAAATTACGGCTTGGAGTAACGGGTAAACGCGTTTTTGGAGCAAGAATTGGTTATTTGAATGGCTCAGCCGAGCGCTATAATATTCGTCCACTGGCTGGCGCCGATGAGACCAGCGAATTGGTGATCCGCAATTTCGCTTACGAAAGTGGTTACAGCAATCCCAACAAGAAAATGCGCATTTCGAATCTTTTTAACTCAGATCAATATGGCTCCGGCTGGGGTTACGACCTGGGTTTTTCTTATGAGCTCGGTGCTTATTGGGGTAAATCAAAAGAAGTTTTCGACGAAAGTCCTGAATATCTTGTGCGACTCTCAGGTTCATTAACCGACGTTGGTTCGATACGCTACAAAACGAAACGCAGTAAAGTAATTTCGGGGAGGGAAGCTGAGGCTGTTGTGGGGCAAAAAGAACTGGAAAATGTCAGTGATAAAGGTCCGGAAGGTTTCATGACGCTCTTTCCGTCCGAACGCGACACAACATTCCAAAAAAACGTCCAACTCCCGCAGGCGCTTCACTTGGAAGCTGATATCCAGTTGGTAAAAGGCTTTTTCCTCAATTTGTCTCAAACAAAACGCTACAAACCCAGAAACAGCGAATATCTGGACCTGAATCAGCTCGATGCTTTCACCATTACGCCAAGATTTGAGGACGAAGATTCTGATTTTTCATTTCCAATATCATTCATTAAGGGCAATAATCGCCCATCGATTGGTGCTGTGGGCCATTTCGGGCCGGTTTTCTTAGGTTTTAGTAATGTAAATGGTCTGTTGAAAAAAGGCGGCGCAAGAGGAAGCCTGGTTTATTTAGGCTTCACTGCCTGGAAATTAAACAGGAAAAAAGACGCGGATTGA
- the dacB gene encoding D-alanyl-D-alanine carboxypeptidase/D-alanyl-D-alanine endopeptidase, producing the protein MRTLIFFVSVIMLSGCSVSHYLKRELKNSTVLGQQHSGVSIQNLSGKKELAAYQSDKYYNPASNTKLFSYYAGLCALGDSIPGLEYLEWGELLIIRGTGDPSLLHPDLPDSKVFEFLKNRKEPIFFTPHNFENKRFGPGWAWDDYNDYYQTEVSPLPVYGNIARFSGNESPVESAAEEASPGKAAQPFQVSPAFWSKAMVLDTTASGIEREESQNLFHHSKLGVPQGLMQDVPVHMTNAVTIQLLSDTLKKEIKLINIPLEIELRKVNSIPSDSLYKRMMQVSDNMLAEQLMLLYASANGLPLNTEKAIAHAIEHHMSDFPDKPIWKDGSGLSRYNLFTPRTITALLQKIYQKVPQEKLFQILPAGGKTGTLSNQFKAESPFVFAKTGSFSNNYCLSGYIITKKGKTFVFSFMNNNFIRPSGEIRKEVERILTGLHQKF; encoded by the coding sequence ATGCGCACGCTTATCTTCTTTGTTAGTGTTATAATGCTTTCAGGTTGCTCGGTATCCCATTATTTAAAACGAGAATTAAAAAATTCCACAGTCCTTGGCCAGCAGCATTCGGGCGTTTCCATTCAGAACCTTAGTGGGAAAAAAGAGCTGGCGGCTTATCAAAGCGACAAATATTACAACCCTGCATCCAACACCAAGTTATTCAGTTATTATGCAGGCTTATGTGCGCTGGGCGATTCAATTCCCGGTTTGGAATATTTGGAATGGGGCGAATTGCTGATCATACGCGGCACCGGTGACCCATCACTTTTACATCCCGATTTGCCTGACAGCAAGGTTTTTGAATTCCTGAAAAACAGAAAAGAGCCGATCTTTTTCACTCCCCATAATTTTGAAAATAAGCGATTCGGTCCGGGTTGGGCGTGGGACGACTATAATGATTACTATCAGACGGAAGTTTCGCCGTTGCCTGTTTACGGCAACATTGCCCGCTTTTCGGGAAACGAGTCTCCAGTTGAGAGTGCTGCGGAAGAGGCTTCTCCCGGAAAAGCCGCTCAGCCGTTCCAGGTGTCTCCTGCATTTTGGAGCAAGGCGATGGTTTTAGATACAACGGCGTCGGGCATTGAGCGGGAGGAATCGCAGAACTTGTTCCATCATTCCAAACTCGGTGTGCCGCAAGGACTTATGCAGGACGTTCCCGTGCATATGACGAATGCAGTTACCATTCAATTGCTGAGCGACACATTGAAAAAGGAGATCAAGCTGATCAACATTCCACTGGAAATTGAGCTCCGGAAAGTCAACAGCATTCCGTCCGATTCCCTTTACAAACGCATGATGCAGGTGAGTGATAACATGCTGGCAGAGCAGTTAATGTTGCTTTACGCTTCCGCAAACGGCCTGCCATTGAACACGGAGAAAGCCATAGCACACGCCATTGAGCATCATATGAGTGATTTCCCCGATAAACCGATTTGGAAAGATGGCTCCGGGCTGAGTCGTTATAACCTGTTTACACCCCGGACGATTACTGCGTTACTGCAAAAAATTTATCAGAAAGTGCCGCAGGAAAAGTTATTTCAAATTCTTCCTGCCGGCGGAAAAACAGGCACATTGAGTAACCAGTTTAAAGCAGAATCGCCATTTGTCTTTGCGAAAACAGGAAGTTTCAGCAATAATTACTGTCTGAGCGGTTATATCATTACGAAGAAAGGGAAAACATTCGTTTTTAGCTTTATGAATAACAACTTCATCCGGCCAAGCGGGGAAATCAGGAAAGAGGTGGAGCGCATACTAACTGGCTTACACCAGAAATTTTAG
- a CDS encoding ArnT family glycosyltransferase: MNSGNSTHERYVRYLPWLFTISFILITFLPRSLDDTMFMDGLAYASIARNMALGIGSFWQPFFANSFWLPYDNGPFFFGHPPLQFGLQSILFRIMGDSIAVENIYNLIVLIISVFLIVKIWRKLFQETPDRAKYAWLPVLCWYAIVTVYYSIPNNFLDSTMAIFCLLSCYFQLSFFKSKTFDLTKSFIFPVLAGICIVLACLTKGPVGLYPLAFSIIYVVVYDHSIAKAGVKVTAIVLGTFAAVFGLVLLYQPAYVFLKTYFQGQVVQALLQKREKAGEGLMGHFYLVKELLRNVYPHLAMLTGLYFISASYNIKTSISKETARICQLTLLVAGSAILPMLVSIKQYPHYLLPSLPFVAIFFAALFVEKVHALTLIKTKLAVAGFAIATVCCWTFTVIKLRNLEHNEMAANAKEIKHYVARASTIGICQNLYHDADIHTYLQRYHSLSLTTKTENAKYVFADANCLSSFDLTKDKVVPLEHHYFLVIKNQRARDHHAVYH; encoded by the coding sequence ATGAATTCAGGTAACTCAACACATGAGCGATATGTTCGGTATTTGCCGTGGCTTTTTACGATCAGCTTCATCCTGATCACCTTTCTCCCCAGATCGCTCGACGATACAATGTTTATGGATGGGCTGGCTTATGCATCCATTGCACGAAATATGGCCCTGGGCATTGGCTCGTTCTGGCAGCCATTCTTTGCAAATTCATTTTGGTTGCCTTATGATAATGGGCCGTTTTTCTTCGGCCATCCGCCGCTTCAATTTGGTTTACAGTCCATCCTTTTTAGGATAATGGGCGATTCCATCGCCGTGGAGAACATTTATAACCTCATTGTGCTCATCATCTCCGTTTTTCTGATCGTGAAAATATGGCGGAAGTTGTTTCAGGAAACGCCTGATCGTGCGAAATATGCGTGGTTACCCGTTCTTTGCTGGTATGCGATTGTGACGGTTTATTATAGTATTCCAAACAATTTCCTGGATAGCACCATGGCAATTTTTTGCTTGTTATCGTGCTATTTTCAGCTGAGTTTCTTTAAAAGTAAAACCTTTGATCTAACCAAAAGCTTCATTTTTCCTGTTCTCGCGGGCATATGCATTGTGCTGGCTTGCCTGACCAAAGGTCCCGTAGGGTTATATCCGTTAGCATTTTCAATCATTTATGTGGTGGTTTATGATCACTCGATAGCTAAGGCGGGCGTGAAAGTCACAGCCATTGTCTTAGGCACATTTGCAGCCGTTTTCGGCTTGGTTTTGCTTTATCAGCCCGCTTATGTCTTTCTTAAAACCTATTTTCAAGGTCAGGTTGTGCAGGCTTTGTTACAAAAAAGAGAAAAAGCGGGGGAAGGACTGATGGGACATTTCTATTTGGTCAAAGAGCTGCTCCGGAATGTCTACCCGCATCTTGCAATGCTGACAGGGTTGTATTTTATAAGCGCTTCCTATAACATTAAAACTTCGATCAGTAAGGAAACTGCAAGGATTTGCCAGCTTACCTTGCTTGTTGCCGGCTCGGCGATCCTGCCCATGCTGGTAAGTATTAAACAGTATCCGCATTACTTGTTGCCTTCGCTGCCGTTTGTGGCGATCTTCTTTGCCGCGCTTTTTGTGGAAAAAGTACATGCACTAACATTAATCAAAACGAAATTGGCAGTCGCTGGCTTCGCCATAGCAACCGTATGTTGCTGGACTTTTACGGTGATAAAATTGAGGAACTTGGAGCATAATGAAATGGCCGCCAATGCCAAAGAAATCAAGCACTATGTGGCCCGCGCGTCGACGATCGGGATCTGCCAGAATCTTTATCATGATGCCGACATTCACACTTATTTGCAACGCTACCATTCTTTATCATTAACGACAAAAACAGAAAATGCGAAATATGTTTTTGCCGATGCCAACTGCCTGTCTTCCTTTGACTTGACAAAAGATAAGGTTGTGCCACTGGAACACCATTATTTTTTGGTGATCAAGAACCAAAGAGCCCGTGACCACCATGCGGTGTATCATTGA
- a CDS encoding CehA/McbA family metallohydrolase, translated as MKKSTLFIIQLFFPFVLLAQHHEHTAQTRATAVEAQPLLAQALRIQEALTFSGNALAPDDAKKLNALRNKPLTQETVVEIQKIFDPYCLNVVDINPEGRVKVLRGAAKPTLIQGGWTSYLVKIHNDAGITAKMQAESPNAAKPYHSPSFEPKVKKEHELTQGQTANRFADIQMYTRPPLQENLTGLKLEYAIVQLYSKDAGQRDIEVAYNVGQGSQDLGFRNSTHILFNVKPAVKVKFDVKDVDGKPAMASFLITDGQAHASGKFSGIYPLPSRRVAAFDTYPDFFFQPQIYRADGEHVMLPAGKYQVTYTRGPEYIKQTKEIVVPENKDSVTVSFELKRWIQMTKLGWHSADHHIHAAGCSHYDSPTEGVDPKDMWRQALGEDLNLAANLAWGPSWYHQKTFFTGKDHPLSDKKNIMRNDVEVSGFPSSHSGHIVLLRIKEDDYPGTTLIEQWPSWTAPVLSWAKSQGGVVGYAHSGWGLQPLEPTDKLPNYIVPKMDGIGANEYIVTVTNDLVDFFSAGDTPAPWELNMYYHTLNCGFRPRLSGETDFPCITDARVGQARSYFKPGGPYNYDNYVAAIKSGRSYVSDGKSHIMDFSVNGKEAGVGDSEVGVKSNETISISANVAAYLPEKQDATGETIAKTSIILMPYWDIERARIEKSRTVRVELIVNGEAVDTTEINADGAVNNVKFSYKPVKSGWAAIRVYPSSHSNPVFIKVDNKPVIEKKSAEWCLATLNQCWKMKEPNIRAAEKKAAEAAYEEARKKYQAIIAHP; from the coding sequence ATGAAAAAATCCACGCTCTTCATCATTCAACTTTTTTTCCCGTTTGTGCTGCTTGCACAGCATCACGAGCACACTGCGCAGACGCGGGCAACAGCCGTGGAGGCACAGCCTCTGCTGGCGCAGGCATTGCGGATACAGGAAGCGCTCACATTTTCCGGCAATGCGCTGGCACCGGACGATGCAAAGAAGCTGAATGCGTTGCGCAACAAGCCGCTGACACAGGAAACGGTTGTTGAAATACAAAAAATATTCGATCCCTATTGCCTTAATGTGGTGGATATCAACCCAGAAGGGCGTGTTAAGGTGTTGCGTGGGGCTGCCAAGCCAACATTAATACAAGGTGGCTGGACAAGTTATCTGGTCAAAATTCACAATGATGCAGGCATTACGGCTAAGATGCAAGCCGAAAGTCCGAATGCTGCAAAACCCTATCATTCTCCTTCTTTCGAGCCAAAGGTCAAGAAAGAACACGAACTGACACAGGGACAAACAGCGAACCGGTTTGCCGACATTCAAATGTATACCAGGCCGCCTTTGCAGGAAAATCTGACGGGCCTTAAACTGGAATATGCCATTGTGCAGCTCTATTCCAAAGACGCCGGCCAACGGGACATTGAGGTTGCTTATAATGTTGGCCAGGGCTCACAGGATCTTGGTTTCAGGAATTCTACCCACATTCTTTTTAATGTAAAACCCGCTGTAAAAGTGAAGTTTGATGTCAAAGATGTGGACGGTAAACCTGCTATGGCATCCTTCCTCATCACCGACGGACAGGCGCATGCTTCGGGAAAATTTTCCGGCATCTATCCGCTCCCATCGCGTCGCGTAGCGGCATTCGACACTTATCCTGACTTCTTCTTTCAGCCTCAGATTTACCGCGCCGACGGCGAGCATGTCATGCTTCCCGCTGGCAAATATCAGGTGACTTACACCCGCGGACCTGAGTATATTAAGCAAACCAAAGAAATTGTTGTCCCTGAAAATAAGGATTCCGTAACCGTTTCTTTTGAGCTGAAACGCTGGATACAAATGACCAAGCTCGGCTGGCACAGTGCCGACCATCACATTCACGCCGCCGGTTGCAGCCATTACGACAGCCCGACCGAGGGTGTTGACCCAAAAGATATGTGGCGCCAGGCATTGGGTGAAGACCTGAACCTGGCCGCTAACCTCGCCTGGGGGCCAAGCTGGTATCATCAAAAAACATTTTTTACTGGAAAAGACCATCCGCTGTCAGATAAAAAGAACATTATGCGCAATGATGTGGAGGTTTCCGGCTTTCCTTCGTCGCATTCAGGTCACATTGTGCTTTTGCGCATCAAAGAGGACGATTATCCGGGCACTACGCTTATTGAGCAATGGCCCAGCTGGACTGCGCCCGTGCTTTCCTGGGCCAAATCGCAAGGCGGCGTTGTAGGTTATGCGCATTCTGGCTGGGGTTTGCAGCCCTTGGAGCCAACCGATAAGTTGCCAAATTACATTGTCCCGAAAATGGACGGGATCGGTGCTAACGAGTACATTGTCACGGTTACGAACGACTTGGTAGACTTTTTCAGCGCCGGTGACACGCCTGCTCCGTGGGAACTGAACATGTATTACCACACGTTAAACTGCGGTTTCCGGCCCCGGCTAAGCGGCGAGACCGATTTTCCATGCATTACAGATGCGCGCGTTGGCCAGGCAAGGAGTTATTTCAAACCTGGCGGCCCTTATAATTATGACAATTATGTGGCTGCCATCAAATCGGGCAGAAGTTATGTTTCGGATGGAAAATCGCACATTATGGATTTTTCGGTCAATGGAAAAGAAGCTGGTGTGGGTGACAGCGAGGTTGGTGTGAAATCCAACGAAACGATCAGCATTTCGGCGAATGTTGCAGCCTATCTTCCTGAGAAACAAGATGCCACCGGTGAAACCATCGCAAAAACGTCTATTATTTTAATGCCTTACTGGGACATTGAACGTGCCAGGATCGAAAAATCCAGAACAGTCAGGGTTGAGTTGATTGTGAATGGAGAAGCTGTTGACACGACAGAAATTAATGCGGATGGCGCGGTGAATAATGTGAAATTCAGCTATAAGCCTGTTAAATCAGGCTGGGCGGCTATACGGGTTTATCCCAGCTCACATTCCAATCCGGTTTTTATAAAAGTCGATAATAAGCCGGTTATCGAGAAAAAAAGCGCGGAATGGTGTCTTGCGACATTGAATCAATGCTGGAAAATGAAAGAGCCAAACATCCGTGCAGCGGAAAAAAAGGCTGCGGAAGCGGCCTATGAAGAGGCCCGGAAGAAATATCAGGCGATTATTGCTCATCCGTAA